The region CCTCCGCTCACACGCCGCCTCCACTGATTCCCGTGCGCGCCAGCCTGGGTGACGGTATGACCGCCTGCCCCGCCAGCACCTCGCGCAGCCGATCCAGGCTGATGTTCCGCTCGAGGCGGCCGCGGTGCGCCAGGGAGATGTGCGCGGTCTCCTCACTGACGACGACCACGAGTGCGTCAGTCTCCTCGGACAGGCCTATCGCCGCGCGGTGCCGGGTGCCCAGACTCTTGTCCGCGACCGGGAACTGGGTCAGCGGCAGGATCACGCCGGCGGCGATGATGGTATCGCCGGAAATCAGCACGGCGCCGTCGTGCAGCGGGCCGTAGGGCGCGAAGATGCTGACCAGGATGTCGGCCGAGACACGGGCCTGAATGCGCGTCCCCGTCTCGGCGTACTCCTCGAGGCCGATCTCCCGCTCGACGGCCAGGATCGCGCCCACCTTGGCGCGCGCCAGCCGCTCGACGGTCTCGACCAGCTCCTCGACCACCGCGCTCGCCTCCATCTTGTTGAACAGGCGGAGCATGCGGTTCTGACCCAGGCGGGTCAGCGCGCTGCGCAGCTCGGGCTGGAAGACGATCAGCGCGGCAATCGCGCCGTACTGGAAGAGCTTCTCCATCAGGTAGCGGATCAGGTCCAGGTCCAGGAAGCGAGCGGCAAAATACATGGCGATCAGGACCACGGCGCCGATCAGCATTTGCATGGCCCGAGTGCGGGCGAGCAGACGCAGGACGTAATAGAGGCCGATGGCCACGATCAGGATCTGCAGCAGATCCTTGACGCCGGGCAGGAGGAACGCGTAGCGCTCGAAGAATCCGGTCACGTGGCGGCGAGGATGGCTTCGGCGACGGCCAGTGCGCGGCGCAGCGCCCGCACATCATGGACGCGGAACAGGTGCGCGCCCCGGAAGAGGGCGGCGACGCAAGCGGCGATGGTGCCTTCCAGGCGCTCGGCCGGCGGCAGCTCGCCCGCCAGCTCGCCGACGAAGCGCTTGCGGGACGGCCCGACCAGCACGGGTCGGCCCAGCTCGAGCAGCCGGTCGAGTCGGGCGAGGACGGCGATACTGTGCTCCGTCCGCTTGGCAAACCCGAGGCCGGGGTCCAGCACGACGGCCCCGGGATCGACGCCGCCCGCGCCGGCGCGCTCGAGCGATTCCGCGAGCTCGGCCACGATATCGCCGACCGGGTCGGCGCCGTAGCGGGCCAGCTCGTAGCTGGCCATGGTCTCCACCGTGCCGCGGGAGTGCATGAGCACGAGGCCCGCGCCGGCTTCGGCTGCGGCGCGGCCCAGCCGGGGGTCGAGGCGCAGGCCGGAGACGTCGTTGATGACCGCGGCGCCCTCCGCGAGCGCGGCGCGGGCGACTTCCGCCTTCACGGTGTCGACCGAGACGAGCAGGTCCGGCCAGCGGCGGACCAGCTCGCGCACGACGGGCAGCACGCGGGCCGTTTCCTCGGCCGCGGAGACGGGGGCGGCGCCGGGCCGGGTCGACTCGCCGCCGATATCGATCAGGTCGGTGCCCTGCTCGATCAGCCGTTCCGCGTGTGCCACGGCGGAATCCAGGCCGGTGTGGCGCCCGCCCTGCCAGAAGGAGTCGGGCGTGAGGTTCAGGACGCCGAGGATGCGGGGACGGTCCAGCAGGAGGGTGCCGCGGGCCGTGCGCCAGCTTTCGGGCCGCCGCTGGGCAAGACCATGCCGCGCCGCCCCCGCCGCTGAAGGCGCCCCACGCGTCCCGGCGTCAGGCTCGACGGACGGGTGGCGCGCGGCCGCCGGCATCAGCGGGTGGGGTCCGGCTTGGGCTTGGCGGCGGCCACGCCGCGCGCGGCACTGCCGCGGGCGGCCGGCGCCGACACGGCTTCGGCGGCGGCCTCCTCGGGCTCGCCGGCGCCGGCCGGGACCAGCGCCGCAGCCGCGTCTTCGGGGGGCTGCGCACGCGCCGCGGCGCCGCGCCTGCGCTGCCCGGCGCTGCGGCTCCTGCCGGCCAGCTTGAGCGGCTTGCCGGCCGCGAGCGCCTCGACCTGCTCGCGATCCAGTGTTTCCACCTCGAGCAGCGTGTCGGCCATGAGGACCAGGAGATCCCGATTCGCCTCAAGCGTCTGGCGCGCGTGCCCGTACGCCGCATCGATCAGCCGCTTGACTTCTGCGTCCACCAGCTCGGCGGTGCGCTCGGCGACCGGGCGCCGCTGGAAGATCTCGCGGCCCAGGAATATCTCCTGCTCCGCGTCCCCTACGGCCACAGGGCCGATTTGCTCACTCATGCCGAACTGCGAGACCATGCGCCGCGCCATCTGCGTGGCCCGCTCGATATCGTTGCCCGCGCCGGTTGTGATCTTTTCGGCCCCGAAGACCAGCTCTTCGGCGGCGCGGCCGCCGAACAGCATGGCGAGCTGCGCGAGCAGATAGTCTCTCGAGTAGGAGTGCCGGTCCTCCTCGGGCAGCGACGCGGTGACGCCCAGCGCCCGGCCGCGCGGCACGATCGTGATCTTGTGCACGGGGTCGAGTCCGGGCGTACGCAGGGCGACAACGGCGTGACCCGCTTCGTGATACGCGGTGAGCCGCCGCTCCGACTCGGACAGTACCAGGCTTTTCCGCTCCGCGCCCAGCAGGAGCTTGTCCTTGGCGTCGTCGAGGTCCGCCATGAACACCTTTTCCTGGTCGCGGCGCGCCGCGAGCAGCGCCGCCTCGTTGACCAGGTTGGCCAGGTCCGCGCCACTCATGCCGGGCGTGCCCTTGGCCAGCGACGAGACGTCGACGTTGTTGGCCAGCGGCACCTTGCGCAGGTGCACGCGCAGGATCCCCTCGCGTCCCTTCACGTCCGGCGAGTCCACCACGATCTGGCGGTCGAAGCGGCCAGGGCGCAGCAGCGCGGGATCCAGCACGTCCGGACGATTGGTCGCGGCCAGCAGGATCACTCCGTCATTGGACTCGAAGCCGTCCATCTCGACCAGGAGCTGGTTCAGCGTCTGCTCCCGCTCGTCGTGGCCGCCGCCCAGGCCGGCGCCGCGGTGACGGCCGACGGCATCGATCTCGTCAATGAAGATGATACAGGGCGCGTGGGACTTTCCCTGCTCGAACAGGTCACGCACGCGCGATGCGCCCACGCCCACGAACATCTCGACGAAGTCGGAGCCGGACATGGAGAAGAACGGCCTCCCCGCCTCACCTGCCACCGCCCGCGCCAGCAAGGTCTTCCCCGTGCCGGGCGGGCCCACCAGCAGCGCGCCCTTGGGCAGCCGGCCGCCCAGCCGGGTGAACTTCTGCGGGTCCTTCAGGAACTCGATGATCTCCTGCAGCTCGTCCTTCGCTTCATCGCAGCCGGCCACATCGGCGAACGTGACCTTGGGCGTGTCGCCCGTGAGCAGCCGCGCCTTCGACTTGCCGAACTGGAAGGCCTTGGACCCGCCCACCTGCATCTGCCGCATGACAAAGAGCCAGATGCCGATCAGGATCAGCCAGGGCACAATGCCCAGGAAGATCGACCACCAGTTGCGGCGCGCCTCGACCGATTTGATGTCCTCGACGCCCGCCGCCTGGATCTGCGAGAGGATCTCGTGGCTGTCCTTGATGGGCAGCAGGGTGCGGAACTGCTTGACCTCGCGCCGCTGCACGGTCAGCGGCGTGCGCAGCTTGCCCTCCACTGCCTTGCCGTCCATGATCGTCAGCTCCTTGACGTTGTCCGACTGGAGCTGCTCCATGAACTGCGTGTACGACAGCTCGACCGCCTGCTGCCGCTGCGGGCTGACCAACTGCATGATCAGCACGGGCACCAGGATGATGAGGATCCAGAAGGACGCCGTCCTCGAGAGACGCGTCCACCGGGTCCCCCGGCCGCCGCGGTTGCCGTCCCGCTCGGGCATTCCTTTGACCTTCCTGTCCTTCGGCTTCACAGACTCGCGATAAAGGGTAAGTTGCGATATTGCTCGCTGTGGTCCAGCCCGTAGCCGATCAGGAACTCGGCCGGCGCATCAAAGCCGACCCAGCGCGGTTCCTTGACCAGGTACGGCGCCACGTGCTTGTGCAGCAGCGCACACAGCTCGAGGCTCCCCGGCTGGCGCTGCTCGAGCAGTGGGATCAGCCGGTTCAGCGTGTTCCCGCTGTCAATAATATCCTCCACCAGCAAGACGTGCCTGCCGGCGAGCCCGGCTTCCGGGTCGTACACCAGGCGCACGTCGCCACTGCTCACGGTGCCGCTGCCGTAGCTGGCGGCGACCAGGAAATCCACGGACATGGGCCGTGCGATCTGGCGGACCAGGTCCGCCAGGAACACGAAGGAGCCCTTCAGCAGCCCGAGCACCAGCAGGTCCTCGCCTGCCGGGTAGGCGCTGGTGATCTCCTGCCCCATCTCCCGCACGCGCTCGGCGATCGCGGCCTCCGGGAAGACAATGCGCCGCAGCTCCCGCCCGCCCATGAGCGCCATGGTCTTAGCCGAGTTCGACATCGGACACCGCAATGGTCAGTGCCGGTCCTTGCGGCGGCGGCGGAGCGTCGGCGCTGCGCGCCACCCCGACCACCCACAACACGCGGCCGGCGGCGTCGGCGAGCACGGGGGCGAGCGCCCGCTGAGTCCGGCCGGTGCGTCGCTCCGCGAACAACTTCTTCAGCTTCTTGGTCCCGTAGGCCAGACGGATGCGGTCGCCCGGACGCCAGGCGCGAACCACCAGGGGGAAACGGAGGGCGGCGGGATCGAAGGCTTCCGCCGGACCGGGCCCGCCCGGGATGGCGAGGCTCCAGCGGACGGCGAGCCCGCGGCCGCCAATGACCGCCTCCCCCTCCCCCGCACCGGCCTCCCCGATGACCAGCGGCCGCTCGGCCGCCCGCGGCTCCGGTTGCAGCGGGCGGCGCCGGAGCCGGATCCGGTCGAATTCCCGCTCGAGCGTCACGCCGCCCGCTACCTGGATCTGGCCGCCGCTTGCGCCTGTCCTGATAAACTCGACCGCCGCCCGGGTTCCGGCCCGATCGGGCACGCTGTGCAGGCGGCGTAAGAATCGGCGGAGCACGCGGGCGCGTACCGGCGCATGATACGAAAGCAGGACAGGCCTGGCAAGCTCGATGGCGCCCTCACGGGCCTCGAGCAGCACGGCCGGCTCGAGCATGTCGAGAACGGCGTCCCAGGCCGTTTCCGCGTGGCGCGCGTGCTCGGCGAGCCGGACCAGCGCGCGGGCCGCGCCAGGCTGGATCGCCTCGAGGCGGGGAAGCACCTCGTGCCGCAGCCGGTTGCGCGCATAGCCCACCAGCACGTTGGTCGGGTCTTCGCGCCAGGACAGGCCGGCCGCGGCCGCGTACTCGGCAATCTGAGCGCGCGGGAAGCGGAGCAGCGGGCGGACCAGCCGGCCGCGGCGCTCCGGAATGCCGGCCAGGCCGCGCAGCCCGGTGCCGCGGATGATGCGGAACAGCACCGTCTCGGCCTGGTCGTCCGCGTGATGCCCCGTGGCCAGGCGGTGGGCGCGGCGGCGCAGGGCGACGGTGCGGAGAAAGCGGTAGCGCAGGGCGCGAGCAGCGGCCTCGGAGCGGGGTGGCCGCCGTGCCCGCGCCCTGACCAGCGGCACGCCCCAGGCGCGGCACAGGCCGGCCACCCACCGGCCATCGGCCGCACTGTCATCGCGCATGGCGTGGTCCAGGTGGGCTGCCACCAGGCGCAGCGCCCACTGCTCGCCCAGGCGGAAGTGCAGGAGGTGGAGGAGTACGACGGAGTCCATGCCGCCCGACACGGCCACGACGACCGTCTGGCCCGCGCGGATCAGCCCGGTCTCGCGGAGGTGGCGCGGGAAGCGAGCGCCCAACGGCGTCGCCTCATGTGGCGCAAGCGCCGGCGGCCCCGCCTGCTGCATCGCTCGCTCCCCCGCCTGAAGGTTTCTAGCTAGCTACGCGTCAGCGCCGCCCGCTACCACCACTCGCCGCGCCAGGCCCGCCACTGCCGGCGGCTGGGACGCTCGAGCTGGGCGCCGCAAGAGGAATTCGAATTCATAGCCCCGGCCGAGC is a window of Gemmatimonadota bacterium DNA encoding:
- a CDS encoding TIGR00159 family protein produces the protein MTGFFERYAFLLPGVKDLLQILIVAIGLYYVLRLLARTRAMQMLIGAVVLIAMYFAARFLDLDLIRYLMEKLFQYGAIAALIVFQPELRSALTRLGQNRMLRLFNKMEASAVVEELVETVERLARAKVGAILAVEREIGLEEYAETGTRIQARVSADILVSIFAPYGPLHDGAVLISGDTIIAAGVILPLTQFPVADKSLGTRHRAAIGLSEETDALVVVVSEETAHISLAHRGRLERNISLDRLREVLAGQAVIPSPRLARTGISGGGV
- the folP gene encoding dihydropteroate synthase yields the protein MPAAARHPSVEPDAGTRGAPSAAGAARHGLAQRRPESWRTARGTLLLDRPRILGVLNLTPDSFWQGGRHTGLDSAVAHAERLIEQGTDLIDIGGESTRPGAAPVSAAEETARVLPVVRELVRRWPDLLVSVDTVKAEVARAALAEGAAVINDVSGLRLDPRLGRAAAEAGAGLVLMHSRGTVETMASYELARYGADPVGDIVAELAESLERAGAGGVDPGAVVLDPGLGFAKRTEHSIAVLARLDRLLELGRPVLVGPSRKRFVGELAGELPPAERLEGTIAACVAALFRGAHLFRVHDVRALRRALAVAEAILAAT
- a CDS encoding ATP-dependent metallopeptidase FtsH/Yme1/Tma family protein → MPERDGNRGGRGTRWTRLSRTASFWILIILVPVLIMQLVSPQRQQAVELSYTQFMEQLQSDNVKELTIMDGKAVEGKLRTPLTVQRREVKQFRTLLPIKDSHEILSQIQAAGVEDIKSVEARRNWWSIFLGIVPWLILIGIWLFVMRQMQVGGSKAFQFGKSKARLLTGDTPKVTFADVAGCDEAKDELQEIIEFLKDPQKFTRLGGRLPKGALLVGPPGTGKTLLARAVAGEAGRPFFSMSGSDFVEMFVGVGASRVRDLFEQGKSHAPCIIFIDEIDAVGRHRGAGLGGGHDEREQTLNQLLVEMDGFESNDGVILLAATNRPDVLDPALLRPGRFDRQIVVDSPDVKGREGILRVHLRKVPLANNVDVSSLAKGTPGMSGADLANLVNEAALLAARRDQEKVFMADLDDAKDKLLLGAERKSLVLSESERRLTAYHEAGHAVVALRTPGLDPVHKITIVPRGRALGVTASLPEEDRHSYSRDYLLAQLAMLFGGRAAEELVFGAEKITTGAGNDIERATQMARRMVSQFGMSEQIGPVAVGDAEQEIFLGREIFQRRPVAERTAELVDAEVKRLIDAAYGHARQTLEANRDLLVLMADTLLEVETLDREQVEALAAGKPLKLAGRSRSAGQRRRGAAARAQPPEDAAAALVPAGAGEPEEAAAEAVSAPAARGSAARGVAAAKPKPDPTR
- the hpt gene encoding hypoxanthine phosphoribosyltransferase encodes the protein MRRIVFPEAAIAERVREMGQEITSAYPAGEDLLVLGLLKGSFVFLADLVRQIARPMSVDFLVAASYGSGTVSSGDVRLVYDPEAGLAGRHVLLVEDIIDSGNTLNRLIPLLEQRQPGSLELCALLHKHVAPYLVKEPRWVGFDAPAEFLIGYGLDHSEQYRNLPFIASL
- the tilS gene encoding tRNA lysidine(34) synthetase TilS encodes the protein MQQAGPPALAPHEATPLGARFPRHLRETGLIRAGQTVVVAVSGGMDSVVLLHLLHFRLGEQWALRLVAAHLDHAMRDDSAADGRWVAGLCRAWGVPLVRARARRPPRSEAAARALRYRFLRTVALRRRAHRLATGHHADDQAETVLFRIIRGTGLRGLAGIPERRGRLVRPLLRFPRAQIAEYAAAAGLSWREDPTNVLVGYARNRLRHEVLPRLEAIQPGAARALVRLAEHARHAETAWDAVLDMLEPAVLLEAREGAIELARPVLLSYHAPVRARVLRRFLRRLHSVPDRAGTRAAVEFIRTGASGGQIQVAGGVTLEREFDRIRLRRRPLQPEPRAAERPLVIGEAGAGEGEAVIGGRGLAVRWSLAIPGGPGPAEAFDPAALRFPLVVRAWRPGDRIRLAYGTKKLKKLFAERRTGRTQRALAPVLADAAGRVLWVVGVARSADAPPPPQGPALTIAVSDVELG